The following are from one region of the Acidimicrobiales bacterium genome:
- a CDS encoding PqqD family protein — translation MDLNSRPIRTDGILVERTPTELLAFNDVTGEAHALNEAAAVVWDHCDGKTTIADMVPLVAAATGLAPDAQVVELAIEELVDSGLIDTGVVGVPTIGRRELIKKLGLTAAAAAVALPIVESIVTSPSRADAQTAPGAPIPPPAAAPFPAPFPAPFPAPFPAPAPAPAPAPAPAPAPAPAPAPAPAAVDPDAEADAATAVNASPKFTG, via the coding sequence ATGGATCTGAACAGCCGCCCGATCCGCACCGACGGCATCCTCGTCGAGCGGACGCCCACCGAGCTCCTCGCCTTCAACGACGTCACCGGTGAGGCGCATGCCCTCAACGAGGCGGCGGCCGTCGTCTGGGACCACTGCGACGGGAAGACGACGATCGCCGACATGGTCCCGCTGGTCGCCGCGGCGACCGGCCTCGCGCCGGACGCCCAGGTGGTCGAGCTCGCCATCGAGGAGCTCGTGGACAGCGGGCTGATCGACACCGGCGTGGTCGGCGTCCCGACCATCGGCCGCCGCGAGCTCATCAAGAAGCTGGGTCTGACCGCGGCTGCTGCCGCGGTGGCGCTCCCGATCGTCGAGTCGATCGTCACCTCGCCCAGCCGTGCCGACGCGCAGACCGCACCCGGCGCCCCCATTCCCCCGCCGGCGGCAGCACCGTTCCCGGCACCGTTCCCCGCACCGTTCCCCGCACCGTTCCCAGCCCCCGCACCGGCACCGGCCCCCGCACCGGCCCCCGCACCGGCACCGGCACCGGCACCAGCCCCCGCACCGGCGGCGGTGGACCCCGACGCCGAAGCGGACGCGGCGACCGCGGTGAATGCCTCGCCGAAGTTCACTGGCTGA
- a CDS encoding O-fucosyltransferase family protein, with the protein MAEDVGYLSNKLMALEIGVGLAHLSDRALSLPVDSPIGWGPRPALDGVDAGTASSLRDLFDLPVTVLGDDDYDQLVGAHPVLTVDWPDLYQVAYADGPTGPQDEECAAAFAHGRPTVAFDPDWADAPILDLTARGLASYSYFFHLRPDRRREVFSLLEQIRPKRPYRELASSVAAELGRFNAVHIRRTDHLVGVPDYRRVTPWMIRDNLAAVLPSEERLVVCTEADPDSDVFKPLRSHFGDVVFLSQHLLDDPVWRARFAELERHDDSALAMVTQEVAARADSFVGTFASTFTGIIHRRRHLADPLEPFMFTADFLGGGTRFERCTYLPVVDGPFTWNRLGYPVDPAALAWMREWPEARLRDP; encoded by the coding sequence ATGGCCGAGGACGTCGGCTACCTCTCGAACAAGCTGATGGCGCTCGAGATCGGGGTCGGACTCGCCCACCTCAGCGATCGCGCGTTGTCGCTCCCGGTCGACTCGCCGATCGGCTGGGGGCCGCGACCGGCGCTCGACGGCGTGGATGCGGGGACGGCCTCGAGCCTCCGGGATCTGTTCGACCTCCCGGTCACGGTGCTCGGCGACGACGACTACGACCAGCTCGTGGGCGCGCATCCGGTGCTCACCGTCGACTGGCCGGACCTCTACCAGGTCGCCTACGCCGATGGTCCGACAGGTCCGCAGGACGAGGAGTGTGCCGCCGCCTTCGCCCACGGGCGCCCGACCGTCGCCTTCGATCCCGACTGGGCCGACGCACCGATCCTCGACCTCACCGCACGCGGCCTCGCCTCGTACTCGTACTTCTTCCACCTGCGACCGGACCGGCGCCGCGAGGTGTTCTCGCTGCTGGAGCAGATCCGACCGAAGCGTCCCTACCGGGAGCTGGCGAGCTCGGTGGCCGCCGAGCTCGGTCGGTTCAACGCCGTCCACATCCGACGCACCGACCACCTCGTCGGGGTTCCCGACTACCGACGGGTCACGCCGTGGATGATCCGCGACAACCTGGCGGCGGTCCTGCCGTCGGAGGAGCGGCTGGTGGTCTGCACCGAGGCCGACCCGGACTCCGACGTGTTCAAGCCCCTCCGCTCCCACTTCGGCGACGTGGTGTTCCTCTCCCAGCACCTGCTCGACGATCCGGTGTGGCGAGCGCGCTTCGCCGAACTGGAGCGACACGACGACTCGGCGCTGGCGATGGTCACCCAGGAGGTGGCGGCCCGAGCCGACAGCTTCGTCGGCACCTTCGCGAGCACGTTCACCGGCATCATCCACCGCCGACGCCACCTCGCCGACCCGCTCGAGCCGTTCATGTTCACCGCTGACTTCCTGGGAGGCGGAACTCGCTTCGAGCGCTGCACCTACCTGCCGGTCGTCGACGGACCCTTCACCTGGAACCGCCTCGGGTACCCGGTCGACCCCGCGGCGCTGGCGTGGATGCGCGAGTGGCCGGAGGCTCGCCTCAGGGACCCCTGA
- a CDS encoding UDP-N-acetylglucosamine-transferase — MAGASEPLIFVALASYCEPELALTIEDCLRRAERPDRLRFGVLHQFDEDGPPEIGEDCLAHLAEDDRFRIVVRDHRESKGGCWARHWVQGLYEGEELTLQVDAHTRFADGWDARLVEMMEELPSERPLITGFPPPYFRADGVDLVDRTAVERVPSVRVVHWSDEGWIHHPTEHIEHTRPAPRRTRVLSGAFVFAPGSWITDVRQDPSHIYTGEEFALTLRSFTHGYDLFEPTQVVVWHRSHPTTNRKWIGDAPSGLVGARQGRAYARLRLLLAGDPDRRLGSYSLGSERTLDDYHRFSGLDCRTRTIHPDAFAGIPPDSMTITAPPQETRRGSADF, encoded by the coding sequence ATGGCCGGCGCGAGCGAACCGCTGATCTTCGTGGCGCTGGCGTCCTACTGCGAGCCGGAGCTCGCGCTCACGATCGAGGACTGCCTGCGTCGGGCCGAGCGTCCCGACCGGCTGCGCTTCGGCGTCCTCCACCAGTTCGACGAGGACGGCCCGCCGGAGATCGGCGAGGACTGCTTGGCTCACCTCGCCGAGGATGATCGCTTCCGCATCGTCGTCCGTGACCACCGCGAGAGCAAGGGCGGATGCTGGGCCCGTCACTGGGTGCAGGGCCTCTACGAGGGCGAGGAGCTCACGCTCCAGGTCGATGCCCACACGCGGTTCGCCGACGGCTGGGACGCCCGGCTCGTCGAGATGATGGAGGAGCTCCCCTCGGAGCGGCCGCTGATCACCGGATTCCCTCCCCCCTACTTCCGTGCCGACGGCGTCGACCTCGTCGATCGGACCGCCGTCGAGCGGGTCCCGTCCGTGCGAGTGGTGCACTGGTCCGACGAGGGGTGGATCCACCATCCGACCGAGCACATCGAACACACCAGGCCTGCGCCCCGGCGCACCAGGGTCCTGTCAGGGGCCTTCGTCTTCGCCCCCGGCTCCTGGATCACCGACGTCCGCCAGGATCCGTCCCACATCTACACGGGTGAGGAGTTCGCGCTGACCCTGCGCTCGTTCACGCACGGCTACGACCTCTTCGAGCCGACCCAGGTGGTGGTCTGGCATCGCAGTCATCCCACCACGAACCGGAAGTGGATCGGCGACGCCCCCAGTGGCCTCGTCGGTGCCCGCCAAGGCCGGGCCTACGCCCGCCTCCGGCTGCTCCTCGCCGGTGACCCCGACCGGCGGCTCGGGTCCTACTCCCTGGGTTCGGAGCGGACGCTCGACGACTACCACCGGTTCTCGGGCCTCGACTGTCGGACCCGAACGATCCACCCCGACGCCTTCGCAGGGATCCCGCCCGACTCGATGACGATCACCGCCCCGCCTCAGGAGACGCGCCGCGGGTCCGCGGACTTCTGA
- a CDS encoding glycosyltransferase family 77 protein, which yields MDDVRWPWVVGLDDRVTMAGMAMHAPSVAQEAAVNPNLVRILDAELGLLPDPRPLGIDETRQMFVDMLNVDGPRRADAWHQAVAALDHPRTLVVSVCNAPFLPFLERWLSSCDERSIEVRSRTVIVALDLDTDRRCRQLGLTSVAANVEDCDRLGSVVGWNDARFSRLVPWKSVATWDALHVAQVVLFQDVDLIWLRDPIADLAGRETDADVLVMHDGPNPHFAPLHVNSGFVHVRAGDATRSLWATVVGNAASIVHLGSEQLVLNRVLERFHAYNQVRVQVLPESEYLNGHLFDLVDGLSPAAHRWRSDGVVIHYSWTRDPAEKLAKIERFGLP from the coding sequence GTGGACGATGTCCGTTGGCCGTGGGTCGTGGGGCTCGACGACCGGGTGACGATGGCGGGAATGGCCATGCACGCGCCCTCGGTGGCGCAGGAGGCGGCCGTCAACCCGAACCTGGTCCGCATCCTGGACGCGGAGCTCGGTCTCCTGCCCGACCCCCGTCCCCTCGGCATCGACGAGACACGGCAGATGTTCGTCGACATGCTGAACGTCGACGGCCCCCGACGGGCGGACGCGTGGCACCAGGCGGTGGCGGCCCTCGATCACCCTCGGACGTTGGTCGTGTCGGTCTGCAACGCCCCGTTCCTGCCGTTCCTCGAGCGCTGGTTGTCCTCCTGTGACGAGAGATCGATCGAGGTGCGGTCCCGCACCGTCATCGTCGCCCTCGATCTCGATACCGATCGGCGCTGCCGCCAGCTCGGCCTGACGTCGGTGGCCGCCAACGTCGAGGATTGCGACCGGCTGGGCTCGGTCGTCGGTTGGAACGACGCCCGCTTCTCGCGCCTGGTGCCCTGGAAATCGGTGGCCACGTGGGACGCCCTGCACGTGGCACAGGTCGTGCTCTTCCAGGATGTCGACCTGATCTGGCTCCGCGACCCCATCGCCGATCTGGCCGGGCGCGAGACGGATGCCGACGTGCTCGTCATGCACGACGGTCCCAATCCGCACTTCGCACCGCTGCACGTGAACTCGGGATTCGTGCACGTGCGGGCCGGTGACGCCACCCGCAGCCTGTGGGCGACGGTGGTGGGCAACGCCGCCTCGATCGTGCACCTCGGCAGCGAGCAGCTCGTGCTGAATCGGGTCCTCGAACGATTCCATGCCTACAACCAGGTGCGGGTGCAGGTGCTCCCCGAGTCGGAGTACCTCAACGGCCACCTCTTCGACCTGGTGGACGGCCTGAGTCCGGCGGCGCACCGGTGGCGGTCCGACGGCGTGGTGATCCACTACTCGTGGACACGCGACCCCGCGGAGAAGCTCGCGAAGATCGAGCGATTCGGCCTGCCATGA
- a CDS encoding NAD-dependent epimerase/dehydratase family protein translates to MKVLVAGAGGFIGGHLVASLLADGVDVRAVDRKPRVEWLQCFADAENVTVDLDSASTSAAAVAGCDRVFNLACDMGGMGFIELNKALCMRSVLTNTHLIAAAVDAEVDRYFFASTACVYPQSRQDTTAPVALCEDDAYPADPEDGYGWEKLFSERMCRHHAEDFGLDVRIARFHSVYGPHCTWQGGREKVPAAICRKVAEAAADGVDEIEVWGDGEQRRSFLYVDDAIVGVRRLMDSEVSDPINIGSAEMVSINDLIDTVSAVAGVALARRHDLSAPQGVRGRSSDNTMVRERLGWEPTTTLREGIEPTYRWVAAQLGTGTVEP, encoded by the coding sequence GTGAAGGTTCTTGTCGCCGGTGCCGGCGGGTTCATCGGTGGTCACCTCGTGGCGTCGCTGCTGGCCGACGGCGTCGACGTGCGTGCAGTCGACCGCAAGCCCCGGGTCGAGTGGCTCCAGTGCTTCGCCGACGCCGAGAACGTGACGGTCGACCTCGACAGCGCGTCGACGTCGGCTGCGGCCGTGGCCGGGTGCGACCGGGTGTTCAACCTGGCGTGCGACATGGGAGGGATGGGCTTCATCGAGCTGAACAAGGCCCTCTGCATGCGGTCGGTGCTCACCAACACCCACCTCATCGCCGCCGCCGTGGACGCTGAGGTCGACCGCTACTTCTTTGCGTCGACCGCCTGTGTGTATCCCCAGAGCCGGCAGGACACCACCGCTCCGGTCGCTCTCTGCGAAGACGATGCGTACCCGGCCGATCCCGAGGACGGCTACGGGTGGGAGAAGCTGTTCAGCGAACGGATGTGCCGACACCACGCGGAGGACTTCGGCTTGGACGTGCGCATCGCCCGTTTCCACAGTGTCTACGGACCGCACTGCACCTGGCAGGGCGGGCGGGAGAAGGTCCCGGCCGCGATCTGCCGGAAGGTGGCCGAGGCCGCCGCCGACGGCGTGGACGAGATCGAGGTGTGGGGCGACGGCGAGCAGCGCCGCAGCTTCCTCTACGTCGACGACGCCATCGTCGGGGTGCGTCGCCTGATGGACTCCGAGGTGTCGGATCCGATCAACATCGGGTCCGCGGAGATGGTGAGCATCAACGACCTGATCGATACGGTGAGTGCGGTGGCCGGTGTCGCACTCGCCCGTCGCCACGATCTCTCGGCCCCCCAGGGGGTCCGCGGTCGATCGAGTGACAACACGATGGTGCGCGAACGACTCGGCTGGGAGCCGACCACGACCCTGCGGGAGGGCATCGAGCCCACGTACCGGTGGGTCGCCGCGCAGCTGGGGACCGGGACCGTCGAGCCGTAG
- the trpB gene encoding tryptophan synthase subunit beta produces MALSEPSASGRFGEFGGRFVPETLVPACEELERAFRSAWGDPAFRGELDGLLADYAGRPSPLTECTRLSEELGVRVLLKREDLNHTGSHKINNVLGQALLARRMGKTRLVAETGAGQHGVATATAAALLGMECMVYMGEVDMGRQQLNVFRMRLLGAEVVPAVSGSRTLKDAVNEAMRDWVATVATSHYCLGSVMGPHPYPWMVREFHTVIGTEARAQCAELLDGGVPDVVTACVGGGSNAIGIFSGFADTDAELVGVEPAGGAAVGRGVPGVVHGMKSYLMQDEFGQVQEAHSISAGLDYPGVGPEHSFLSSIGRARYEQVTDAEVIDAFQLLSRTEGIIPALEPAHALAWISRDRAALAGRTVLLNLSGRGDKDVGQMMEILG; encoded by the coding sequence ATGGCCCTGTCCGAACCCTCTGCGAGCGGGCGCTTCGGCGAGTTCGGCGGGCGATTCGTACCCGAGACGCTGGTGCCGGCCTGTGAGGAGCTGGAGCGGGCCTTCCGCTCGGCGTGGGGGGACCCGGCGTTCCGCGGCGAGCTCGACGGCCTCCTGGCCGACTACGCCGGCCGCCCGTCCCCGCTCACCGAGTGCACCCGCCTCTCCGAGGAGCTCGGCGTGCGCGTCCTGCTGAAGCGCGAGGACCTCAACCACACCGGCAGCCACAAGATCAACAACGTGCTCGGCCAGGCCCTGCTCGCCCGGCGCATGGGCAAGACCCGCCTCGTCGCCGAGACCGGGGCAGGCCAGCACGGCGTCGCCACCGCCACCGCGGCAGCCCTGCTGGGCATGGAGTGCATGGTCTACATGGGTGAGGTCGACATGGGCCGCCAGCAGCTCAACGTCTTTCGCATGCGCCTCCTCGGCGCCGAGGTCGTCCCGGCCGTGTCGGGCAGCCGGACCCTCAAGGACGCCGTCAACGAGGCCATGCGGGACTGGGTGGCCACCGTGGCCACGAGCCACTACTGCCTCGGTTCGGTGATGGGCCCGCACCCCTACCCGTGGATGGTCCGGGAGTTCCACACCGTGATCGGCACCGAGGCCCGGGCGCAGTGCGCGGAGCTCCTCGACGGTGGTGTCCCCGACGTGGTGACCGCGTGCGTGGGCGGCGGCTCCAACGCCATCGGCATCTTCTCGGGCTTCGCCGACACCGACGCCGAGCTCGTGGGCGTCGAACCGGCCGGCGGCGCGGCCGTCGGGCGGGGCGTGCCCGGCGTGGTGCACGGGATGAAGAGCTACCTCATGCAGGACGAGTTCGGGCAGGTGCAGGAGGCGCACTCCATCTCCGCCGGGCTCGACTACCCCGGGGTCGGGCCGGAGCACTCGTTCCTCTCCTCGATCGGCCGGGCCCGCTACGAGCAGGTCACCGACGCCGAGGTGATCGACGCCTTCCAGCTGCTGAGCCGCACCGAGGGCATCATCCCGGCGCTCGAACCCGCGCACGCGCTGGCCTGGATCAGCCGCGACCGGGCCGCCCTCGCCGGGCGCACCGTGTTGTTGAACCTCTCGGGGCGAGGCGACAAGGACGTCGGCCAGATGATGGAGATCCTCGGTTGA
- the trpA gene encoding tryptophan synthase subunit alpha, which translates to MTTEGSEAAPGVPVAPQEWGTLERALRAARDTGRKLLVPYVTGGLGDDWPDVVRAVADAGADAIEIGVPFSDPVMDGPVIQAASERALASGATPPSILDRLRHIDAGVPMVVMTYYNVAFRAGHHRFAASLAAAGVSAAILPDLPLEESGPWAAAADAAGVETVMLAAPTAPDARLPRIAARSRGFVYAVGLLGVTGERDELAASALDIAGRVKAVTDKPVLVGVGVSNAAQAVEVSEVADGAVIGSALMRRILDGEGPAGAGAFIAGVRAALDG; encoded by the coding sequence TTGACCACCGAGGGCTCCGAGGCCGCCCCCGGGGTCCCGGTCGCACCGCAGGAGTGGGGCACCCTCGAGCGGGCGCTGCGGGCGGCCCGCGACACCGGGCGCAAGCTGCTCGTCCCGTACGTCACCGGTGGGTTGGGCGACGACTGGCCCGACGTGGTGCGCGCCGTCGCCGACGCCGGCGCCGACGCCATCGAGATCGGGGTGCCCTTCTCCGACCCGGTGATGGACGGACCCGTCATCCAGGCCGCCAGCGAGCGGGCGTTGGCCTCCGGTGCCACGCCGCCCTCGATCCTCGACCGCCTCCGCCACATCGACGCGGGCGTCCCGATGGTGGTGATGACCTACTACAACGTCGCCTTCCGGGCCGGGCACCACCGGTTCGCAGCGTCGCTGGCCGCCGCCGGGGTCAGCGCGGCGATCCTCCCCGACCTCCCCCTCGAGGAATCCGGCCCGTGGGCCGCCGCCGCCGACGCCGCCGGCGTCGAGACGGTGATGCTCGCCGCACCCACCGCTCCCGACGCTCGGCTGCCCCGTATCGCCGCCCGCAGCCGGGGCTTCGTCTACGCCGTCGGCCTCCTCGGGGTCACCGGGGAGCGCGACGAGCTCGCCGCCTCGGCGCTCGACATCGCCGGGCGGGTGAAGGCGGTGACCGACAAGCCGGTGCTGGTGGGTGTCGGGGTCTCCAACGCCGCCCAGGCGGTCGAGGTGAGCGAGGTGGCCGACGGCGCGGTGATCGGCTCGGCGCTGATGCGGCGGATCCTCGACGGCGAGGGACCGGCCGGCGCGGGCGCCTTCATCGCCGGGGTCCGGGCCGCCCTCGACGGCTGA
- a CDS encoding acyl-CoA dehydrogenase family protein codes for MLGFDFSDEQEQLRRVVRDFAEAEIAPHAERWDRDHVFPVDTVLAMGDLGLFGLPFPTEHGGGGADLVTLCVAIEEVARVDQSMAITLEAGVGLGANPIHRYGDDRQKAEWLPDLCAGRALGGFGLTEPDAGSDAGGTRTTAVLDETTDEWVINGEKAFITNSGTPITSLVTVTARTGPSEISTIIVPAGTPGFEVQPPYRKMGWHASDTHGLTFTDCRVPAGNLLGERGRGFHQFLEILDEGRVAIAALATGVVQACLEHATRYAGQRQAFGRPIGANQGVSFQCADLAVMADTSRLLTYRAAWLRDQGRPFAREAAVAKLHATEAAVSATRIATQVFGGYGFIDETPVARFYRDAKILEIGEGTSEIQRLVIARALGLG; via the coding sequence GTGCTGGGCTTCGACTTCTCCGACGAACAGGAGCAGCTCCGGCGGGTGGTGCGCGACTTCGCCGAGGCCGAGATCGCCCCCCACGCCGAGCGCTGGGACCGTGACCACGTCTTCCCCGTCGACACGGTCCTGGCCATGGGCGATCTGGGCCTGTTCGGACTCCCGTTCCCGACCGAGCACGGCGGCGGGGGTGCCGACCTCGTGACGCTGTGCGTGGCCATCGAGGAGGTCGCCCGCGTCGACCAGTCGATGGCCATCACGCTGGAGGCCGGCGTGGGCCTGGGGGCCAACCCGATCCACCGCTACGGGGACGACCGCCAGAAGGCCGAGTGGCTCCCCGACCTGTGCGCCGGGCGGGCCCTCGGCGGGTTCGGGCTCACCGAGCCCGATGCCGGATCCGACGCCGGCGGCACCCGCACCACCGCGGTGCTCGACGAGACGACCGACGAGTGGGTGATCAACGGTGAGAAGGCGTTCATCACGAACTCCGGCACGCCGATCACCTCGCTCGTCACCGTCACCGCCCGCACCGGCCCGTCGGAGATCAGCACGATCATCGTCCCTGCCGGGACCCCCGGGTTCGAGGTGCAACCGCCCTACCGCAAGATGGGATGGCACGCCTCGGACACCCACGGCCTCACGTTCACGGACTGCCGGGTGCCCGCCGGGAACCTCCTCGGCGAACGGGGCCGGGGCTTCCACCAGTTCCTGGAGATCCTCGACGAGGGCCGCGTCGCCATCGCCGCCCTCGCCACCGGCGTCGTACAGGCCTGCCTCGAGCACGCCACCCGCTACGCGGGCCAGCGCCAGGCGTTCGGCCGGCCGATCGGGGCCAACCAGGGCGTCTCGTTCCAGTGCGCCGACCTGGCCGTGATGGCCGACACGTCCCGGCTGCTCACCTACCGCGCCGCCTGGCTCCGCGACCAGGGCCGCCCCTTCGCACGCGAGGCGGCCGTCGCCAAGCTGCACGCCACCGAGGCGGCGGTGAGCGCCACCCGGATCGCCACGCAGGTCTTCGGGGGCTACGGCTTCATCGACGAGACCCCGGTGGCCCGGTTCTACCGGGACGCCAAGATCCTCGAGATCGGCGAGGGCACCAGCGAGATCCAGCGCCTGGTCATCGCCCGGGCCCTCGGGCTGGGCTGA
- a CDS encoding globin, with the protein MTGTAEEQPLFERVDGEAFFVGLVDRFYTGVMADPVLAPLYPPDDVEGAKERLAGFLVQFWGGPTTYSDRRGHPRLRMRHAPFVIGPAQRDAWFRHMATAVGGAVEAGELSTDDEARMLAYFHRAAEHMVNQPPDPVPRA; encoded by the coding sequence GTGACCGGCACGGCCGAGGAGCAACCGCTCTTCGAGCGGGTCGACGGCGAGGCGTTCTTCGTCGGGCTCGTCGATCGCTTCTACACCGGCGTGATGGCCGACCCGGTGCTCGCTCCGCTCTACCCGCCCGACGACGTCGAGGGTGCCAAGGAGCGCCTCGCGGGCTTTCTCGTGCAGTTCTGGGGCGGCCCGACCACCTACAGCGACCGCCGTGGGCACCCCCGGTTGCGCATGCGGCACGCTCCGTTCGTCATCGGACCCGCCCAGCGCGACGCCTGGTTCCGTCACATGGCCACCGCGGTCGGCGGGGCCGTCGAGGCGGGCGAGCTCTCGACGGACGACGAGGCCCGGATGCTGGCGTACTTCCACCGGGCCGCCGAGCACATGGTGAACCAGCCCCCGGACCCTGTCCCTCGGGCGTGA
- a CDS encoding HU family DNA-binding protein → MTKSELIAEIAERTGVAKADVEKSLKAFEEVANEVVAKGTEKLTLPGFLSFEQTTRSARTGRNPQTGETIQVPASKAAKVTAGSKLKATAKAAKM, encoded by the coding sequence ATGACGAAGTCCGAGCTCATCGCCGAGATCGCCGAGCGCACCGGCGTTGCCAAGGCCGATGTCGAGAAGTCTCTCAAGGCGTTCGAGGAGGTCGCCAACGAGGTCGTCGCCAAGGGCACCGAGAAGCTGACCCTTCCGGGGTTCCTCAGCTTCGAGCAGACCACCCGCTCCGCCCGCACCGGTCGCAACCCCCAGACCGGCGAGACCATCCAGGTGCCGGCCAGCAAGGCCGCCAAGGTCACCGCCGGGTCGAAGCTCAAGGCCACCGCCAAGGCCGCCAAGATGTGA
- the bcp gene encoding thioredoxin-dependent thiol peroxidase — protein MTASETLAVGAKAPLFALLDQNGDKVRLSSFKGRKVLVYFYPKADTPGCTTQSCGLRDILGDIGDTVVLGISPDLPAKQKKFDDKYSLGFPLLSDADHTVAEAYGAWGEKSMYGKKYMGIVRSAFLVDEKGRIAEAWPKISPKDTPTKLLAALGA, from the coding sequence ATGACCGCATCCGAGACCCTCGCCGTCGGCGCCAAGGCCCCGTTGTTCGCCCTCCTCGACCAGAACGGCGACAAGGTGCGGCTCAGCTCGTTCAAGGGCCGCAAGGTGCTCGTGTACTTCTACCCGAAGGCCGACACGCCCGGCTGCACCACCCAGTCGTGCGGCCTGCGCGACATCCTCGGTGACATCGGCGACACCGTCGTGCTCGGGATCAGCCCCGACCTGCCCGCCAAGCAGAAGAAGTTCGACGACAAGTACTCCCTCGGCTTCCCGCTCCTGTCCGATGCCGACCACACCGTCGCCGAGGCGTACGGCGCGTGGGGGGAGAAGAGCATGTACGGCAAGAAGTACATGGGGATCGTCCGTTCGGCGTTCCTCGTCGACGAGAAGGGCCGGATCGCCGAGGCCTGGCCGAAGATCAGCCCCAAGGACACCCCGACGAAGCTCCTCGCGGCGCTCGGGGCGTGA